One window of the Tubulanus polymorphus chromosome 11, tnTubPoly1.2, whole genome shotgun sequence genome contains the following:
- the LOC141912476 gene encoding cytoskeleton-associated protein 5-like has product MAAPDDNEWLKLPTNEKIQHKAWKARIAGYEEAIKLFKSITDEKNPEFSKYLGLIKKMVVDSNAIAQEKGLEAVATFVENAACAGKTAGEGCSGIVAKCLNSARAKTKEKALEILMLYVEIEKQDIVQEELIKGFSNKTPKIVSGSVLAMREAMRDFGTKIIPVKPLVKLLPGLLEHRDKIVREEGKALVIEIYRWVGAAIKPQLVNLKPVQLTELEAEFEKLPSEKPIQTRFLRSQQDLKEKLEAQAAAREAGDDVDGEEEQEEEDIDPYELMTPVEILSKLPKDYYDKIEAKKWQERKEVLEAVQKLAENPKLEPGDYGDLVRSLKKVVGKDSNVMLVALAAKILTSLANGLKKKFAPYATVCIETILEKFKEKKLMVVQALRDASDAIFLSTTIESFSEECVAQLENKNPSIKAETALFIARCFTRCTPATLPKKLLKIFCVSLLKTINDTAPDVREASFQALGTAMKVVGEKPLAPFLADVDNIKVGRIKECCDKAELVNMKGKIVSKPTSAAAAAAPSSAPAAAAKPAPKSAPSKSKPPTKGAVKPRPGGPPARATKSKKPAAAAPKDETIESLLSDEAVEEKASAVLPGDTLTRLKNANWKERLAAMETFMKTIQMLTKDEIPTQALIRTVAAKPGLKDNNFQVLKIKLEFVAFLASNSKFSKQSAEFVLSDLIDKIGDIKNGSGCKAALTAIAEAISIGYVCQEVIPVAFEQKNPKNQSETLNWVSQAIKEFGFKVNVKPMITYIKKAFGHTNPAVRTAAITLVGVIYMYMGAPIRVMFEEEKAALLQQIDAEIDKVKDSKPPAPIRGAKPKDVADGNDDEDDEEEEESNPADLIPRTDISSLITDEIVEQLADKNWKIRNEGLQKVTQVLSENKFITANIGPLPEALKVRLGDSNKLLVNTTLGICQTLATAMGPQLKKHIPVMGPAILNCLSDAKPNLRQSAVKTLDAWLEQSHMNCFIENEMLSEELRKENPMLRAELLGWLSSKLPNYKKLNADLKLCIPFILICLEDRNPEVRKKSNEALVPFMIHTGYESFIKATSKLKPSSKTQCSSLLEKARENLPAKEPKTAKPAAAPAAVAAPVKEPSPVKSDADDSEPEPTAKKVVGGKLKPPAGKTIKAGGAKSGKPSAAKTTGKKDAELEEECAPLINNKNKEQRIKDEKSRKVLKWDFTTPNLEYLDILQRQMDKNVSEALMEQMFHKDFKVHIKAIEQLAQVVDTDQAATIANLDLLLKWSSLRFFDTNPSMLMKLLEYLQSLFAMLAEKDYHLTEYEATSFIPYLVNKVGDPKDIIRRDVRSIFKLIYKVYPASKTFNYLIDGLKSKNNRQRSECLEELGILIDVYGINVCHPSPAQALKLIAAQISNRDNSVRTSALNTLVISFNILGDNLYKYLGALNDKDQGMLEERIKRSGKIKPPGGGGTGGGAAVEEVSAQKTTTVIKTSSERPNTIETTTNNQQQTRGVPSSALGKKNQYFKLDMDEMEISMIAEPQLVDYNIEEILEPVNIPEPKVRPPSPSMMLLGSSSDAASAIGFAITQIANVEISISMQALAQVDEVLKDSEKANMMTNHVDMLLSSISMQLRLAYIKHISDESTPKLSVIQLLKCLLATLMEIFTVRDLAKNASTDILKDLTYHLVKVLLDNRLNELDEGPQVVRSVNVLVVKMIEKSEPSRFLSSSIKLLHECVASDNCSPQFKELVMKCLWRVVRYLPNVINDLNFDRVLLDIHTFLRAFPPASWKDRGNDVPLRTVKTIVHSLTKFKGNKIMDHFSLIESHDSELQQYVQKILNSGVGGGNEQQTPTTHQLKNKNEQINGGGTDDQNIRTPDSKTTTTTKCKDSAKSKQRFSKSTHDMLAEIFKKIGCKENTREGLNDLFDFKLKYPEADLGPFLKKSSTFFQNYIERGLKTIEAERATSAKENERTEHDNNSAVNNTVNNHQTAAVTPDDDSGSDSVINPSVYMERLRVLRQRCGLDNQPSGDGGNLSKSSSDKSASSSVDVSVVLPNVAQQQRTTDSTEFSENNANNDNQPIRSNVDDLRKRLEMVKRASSKT; this is encoded by the exons ATGGCTGCGCCTGACGACAACGAGTGGCTTAAACTGCCGACTAACGAGAAGATACAGCATAAAGCGTGGAAAGCTCGGATTGCCGGATATGAGGAAGCGATTAAactattcaaatcaatcacaGACGAGAAAAATCCGGAATTCTCTAAATATCTCGGTCTGATTAAAAAGATGGTTGTCGATAGTAACGCGATCGCTCAGGAGAAAGGATTAGAGGCAGTCGCGACGTTCGTTGAGAACGCGGCATGCGCTGGCAA AACGGCTGGTGAAGGTTGTTCCGGTATAGTTGCGAAATGTCTCAATTCGGCTCGAGCAAAAACTAAAGAAAAAGCATTGGAAATATTAATGCTTTATGTCGAAATTGAGAAACAGGATATTGTACAG gaaGAGTTGATAAAAGGATTTTCGAATAAAACACCGAAGATTGTTTCAGGATCCGTTTTAGCGATGAGAGAAGCGATGAG AGATTTCGGTACGAAGATCATTCCGGTGAAACCGCTCGTGAAATTATTACCCGGTTTATTAGAGCATCGAGATAAGATCGTCAGAGAGGAGGGTAAAGCGCTCGTTATAGAAATCTATCGCTGGGTCGGAGCGGCCATCAAACCACAACTCGTTAATCTTAAACCGGTTCAG TTAACCGAACTCGAAGCCGAGTTCGAGAAGTTACCGTCTGAAAAACCAATACAAACACGATTCCTGCGATCACAACAGGATTTAAAAGAGAAACTCGAGGCTCAGGCAGCGGCTCGCGAGGCCGGAGATG ACGTCGACGGCGAAGAAGAGCAGGAAGAAGAAGACATTGATCCGTACGAGTTAATGACGCCGGTCGAAATATTATCGAAATTACCGAAAGATTATTACGACAAAATC GAAGCGAAGAAATGGCAGGAAAGAAAAGAAGTTCTGGAAGCCGTTCAGAAACTGGCGGAGAATCCGAAGTTGGAACCGGGAGATTACGGCGATTTGGTTCGGTCGTTAAAGAAG GTTGTTGGTAAGGACAGTAACGTCATGTTGGTGGCGCTAGCGGCTAAGATTTTGACGTCGTTGGCAAACGGACTGAAGAAAAAGTTCGCGCCTTACGCTACTGTG TGCATTGAAACGATATTGGAGAAATTTAAAGAGAAGAAACTAATGGTTGTACAAGCTTTACGCGACGCATCAGACGCTATTTTCCTATCG ACAACAATCGAAAGTTTCAGCGAGGAATGCGTCGCTCAACTGGAGAATAAAAACCCGTCGATTAAAGCTGAAACGGCTCTGTTTATTGCCCGGTGTTTTACCCGGTGTACGCCGGCGACGCTGCCGAAAAAACTTCTCAAAATATTCTGCGTATCGCTCCTAAAG acGATTAACGACACGGCGCCCGACGTTCGAGAAGCATCGTTTCAGGCGTTGGGAACCGCGATGAAAGTAGTCGGTGAGAAACCGTTGGCTCCGTTCTTGGCAGACGTCGACAACATCAAAGTCGGCAGG ATTAAAGAATGTTGCGATAAAGCGGAACTCGTGAATATGAAAGGTAAAATCGTATCGAAACCGACttcagctgctgctgctgctgctccgAGTTCCGCTCCAGCTGCGGCGGCTAAACCTGCCCCGAAATCTGCTCCATCGAAATCAAAACCACCGACGAAG GGTGCGGTTAAACCTCGACCCGGAGGTCCGCCTGCTCGCGCGACCAAATCGAAGAAACCCGCCGCAGCTGCTCCGAAAGATGAAACAATCGAGAGTCTATTATCG GATGAAGCAGTCGAAGAGAAAGCGTCTGCCGTGTTGCCGGGCGACACTTTAACCAGACTGAAAAATGCCAACTGGAAAGAACGTTTAGCTGCCATGGAAACGTTCATGAAG ACGATTCAAATGTTGACGAAAGACGAGATTCCGACTCAAGCTTTGATTCGTACGGTCGCCGCGAAACCCGGACTGAAAGACAACAATTTCCAAGTGTTGAAAATCAAACTGGAATTCGTCGCGTTTTTGGCGTCGAATTCGAAATTCTCGAAACAATCAGCGGAGTTCGTGTTGAGCGATTTAATCGATAAGATCGGCGATATTAAAAACGGTTCGGGATGCAAGGCGGCGCTGACCGCGATCGCCGAGGCGATTTCAATAGGATACGTTTGTCAAGAG GTGATTCCCGTCGCCTTCGAGCAGAAGAACCCGAAGAACCAATCGGAAACATTGAATTGGGTTTCACAGGCGATCAAAGAATTCGGTTTCAA AGTGAACGTAAAACCGATGATAACTTACATCAAAAAAGCGTTCGGTCACACTAATCCG gcTGTACGTACGGCTGCTATCACACTAGTAGGAGTGATCTATATGTATATGGGCGCTCCTATACGAGTGATGTTCGAAGAAGAGAAAGCCGCTTTATTACAACAAATCGACGCAGAAATCGACAAG gTAAAGGATTCGAAACCGCCGGCGCCGATTCGTGGAGCTAAACCTAAAGACGTAGCAGACGGAAACGATGATGAGGACGACGAGGAAGAGGAAGAATCTAATCCGGCTGATCTAATCCCGCGTACAGATATTAG TTCGTTGATAACCGATGAAATTGTTGAACAACTCGCCGATAAAAACTGGAAAATACGCAACGAAGGATTACAGAAAGTAACGCAGGTTCTCAGCGAGAATAAATTCATCACGGCGAACATCGGACCGTTGCCCGAGGCGCTGAAAGTTCGACTCGGCGATTCGAATAAATTACTG GTGAATACAACTCTCGGTATTTGTCAGACATTAGCCACCGCGATGGGACCACAATTAAAGAAACATATACCAGTAATGGGTCCTGCTATATTAAACTGTTTATCCGATGCCAAG CCAAATCTCCGACAATCGGCGGTTAAAACGCTGGACGCGTGGTTAGAACAATCTCATATGAATTGCTTCATCGAAAACGAAATGCTGTCGGAAGAATTACGAAAAGAAAACCCGATGCTTCGAGCCGAG CTGCTCGGGTGGTTATCGTCGAAATTACCGAACTATAAGAAACTGAACGCCGATTTGAAGTTGTGTATTCCGTTTATATTGATCTGTTTGGAAGATCGAAATCCTGAAGTTCGCAAGAAATCGAACGAAGCACTCGTTCCGTTTATGATTCATACGGGATAcgaatcattcattaaagctaCGTCGAAATTAAAG CCATCGTCAAAGACCCAGTGCTCCTCGTTGTTAGAGAAAGCCAGAGAGAATTTACCAGCTAAAGAACCGAAAACTGCGAAACCCGCCGCCGCGCCAGCCGCTGTAGCTGCACCAGTTAAAGAACCGTCGCCGGTGAAATCGGATGCCGACGATTCTGAACCAGAGCCAACGGCTAAAAAAGTGGTGGGAGGAAAATTGAAACCTCCAGCGGGAAAAACAATCAAG GCTGGTGGAGCGAAATCGGGAAAACCGTCTGCCGCCAAAACTACCGGTAAAAAAGACGCCGAACTGGAAGAAGAATGCGCGCCTTTAATAAACAATAAGAATAAAGAGCAGAGAATTAAAGACGAGAAGAGTAGAAAG GTTCTGAAATGGGATTTCACGACGCCGAATCTGGAATACCTAGATATCCTACAACGACAAATGGATAAGAACGTCAGCGAGGCGTTGATGGAACAAATGTTTCATAaagatttcaaagttcacATCAAAGCGATCGAGCAACTCGCGCAG GTCGTAGACACCGATCAAGCCGCCACTATCGCGAATTTAGATCTCCTATTGAAATGGTCGTCGCTACGGTTTTTCGACACTAATCCGAGTATGTTGATGAAATTGTTGGAATATTTACAATCGTTATTTGCGATGTTGGCCGAGAAGGATTATCATCTAACGGAATACGAGGCGACTTCCTTCATACCGTATCTAGTCAATAAG GTTGGCGATCCTAAAGATATAATTCGTCGCGACGTTAGGAGTATATTCAAGTTGATCTATAAAGTTTACCCGGCCAGTAAAACGTTTAACTATTTGATCGATGGTTTGAAGAGTAAAAATAATCGACAAAGATCAG AATGTTTAGAAGAACTCGGTATTTTAATCGATGTTTACGGAATTAACGTCTGCCATCCGTCGCCGGCGCAGGCGTTGAAACTGATCGCCGCGCAAATCAGTAACCGTGACAACAGCGTGCGTACGTCTGCACTGAATACTCTCGTCATCTCGTTCAACATCCTCGGCGATAATTTATACAAGTATTTAGGAGCT TTGAATGACAAAGATCAAGGAATGTTGGAAGAACGCATAAAACGTTCGGGTAAGATAAAACCACCAGGTGGCGGTGGTACTGGTGGTGGCGCCGCGGTGGAAGAAGTCTCCGCGCAGAAAACGACGACAGTCATAAAGACATCGTCAGAACGACCGAATACAATCGAAACAACTACTAATAATCAACAGCA GACTCGTGGTGTACCGTCATCGGCGCTCGGTAAAaagaatcaatatttcaaactgGACATGGACGAAATGGAAATCAGTATGATAGCAGAACCGCAACTAGTGGACTATAACATCGAGGAGATACTGGAACCAGTCAACATACCGGAACCAAA AGTGAGGCCGCCCTCTCCGTCGATGATGTTACTCGGTTCGTCAAGTGATGCTGCGTCTGCTATAGGATTCGCTATTACTCAAATAGCTAACGTAGAAATTAGTATCAGTATGCAAGCTTTAGCACAG GTTGACGAAGTGTTGAAGGACAGCGAAAAAGCGAATATGATGACGAATCACGTGGATATGTTACTATCATCGATATCGATGCAGTTACGTTTAGCGTATATAAAACACATCAGCGACGAATCGACTCCGAAACTCAGCGTTATTCAACTGTTAAAATGTCTACTGGCGACGCTGATGGAAATATTCACGGTACGCGATCTCGCGAAGAACGCCAGCACCGACATACTGAAAGATCTGACGTATCACCTCGTTAAAGTTCTGCTGGATAATCGACTGAACGAGTTGGACGAAGGTCCGCAGGTCGTACGGTCGGTGAACGTACTCGTCGTGAAGATGATCGAGAAGTCTGAACCGTCGCGGTTTCTCAGCTCGTCTATTAAACTGTTACACGAGTGTGTCGCCAGTGATAACTGTTCACCGCAGTTTAAAGAGCTCGTTATGAAG TGTTTATGGAGGGTTGTTCGTTATTTGCCGAATGTGATCAACGATCTAAATTTCGATCGCGTATTGTTGGATATTCACACGTTTCTACGAGCGTTCCCGCCGGCGTCGTGGAAGGATCGCGGTAACGACGTACCGCTGCGTACCGTCAAAACTATCGTTCATTCGCTCACCAAATTCAAAGGGAATAAG ATAATGGATCATTTCTCGCTGATCGAATCGCACGATTCCGAACTGCAACAATACGTACAGAAAATCCTGAACAGCGGCGTCGGCGGCGGCAACGAACAACAAACACCGACAACGCACcagctgaaaaataaaaacgaacAAATTAACGGCGGAGGAACGGACGATCAGAATATACGAACTCCGGATTCAAAAACAACTACGACGACTAAATGTAAAGAT agCGCCAAATCGAAGCAGCGATTTTCGAAATCGACGCACGACATGCTCGccgaaatattcaaaaagatCGGTTGTAAAGAGAACACGCGAGAAGGTCTGAACGATCTGTTCgatttcaaactgaaatacCCCGAGGCCGACCTTGGCCCGTTCTTGAAAAAGTCGTCGACGTTCTTTCAAAATTACATCGAACGCGGATTGAAAACGATCGAAGCGGAACGAGCGACGAGCGCCAAGGAGAACGAACGAACCGAACACGATAATAACTCGG CCGTGAATAATACTGTGAATAACCATCAGACAGCGGCGGTAACGCCGGACGACGACAGCGGATCGGACAGCGTCATCAATCCTTCCGTTTACATGGAACGACTACGTGTCCTGAGACAACGATGTGGTCTCGATAATCAG ccGAGTGGTGATGGTGGTAATTTGAGTAAATCTTCCAGTGATAAATCAGCCTCTAGCTCCGTAGATGTATCCGTTGTTCTG CCAAACGTCGCGCAGCAGCAACGAACGACCGACTCAACGGAGTTCTCGGAGAACAATgccaataatgataatcaacCGATCAGATCGAACGTCGATGATTTGAGGAAACGATTAGAAATGGTGAAACGCGCGTCGTCTAAAACATAG
- the LOC141912649 gene encoding uncharacterized protein LOC141912649 isoform X1, with protein MEVVYYRIEKVKMLNVEQLIVHVGTNNMTRDVPLEIVLRRHVELIRLLLYKCTGTIIVPALFPRCDDFDADTKIFHYNEMLHRECFTLGVKFVDFHFSRDLLSPTDLLHPSRKGNQFINNRIMELLLLKDEDEMLLQNHQLL; from the exons ATGGAAG TTGTATATTACAGAATTGAAAAAgtgaagatgctgaatgtgGAACAACTAATCGTCCATGTTGGAACAAATAATATGACGCGTGATGTCCCGCTTGAGATTGTTCTGCGAAGACACGTTGAATTAATTCGATTGTTGCTCTATAAATGTACTGGGACCATCATTGTACCAGCTCTTTTTCCTCGATGTGATGA tttcGATGCTGACacaaagatatttcattacaATGAAATGCTGCACCGCGAATGCTTTACACTTGGTGTAAAGTTCGTTGATTTTCACTTCTCAAGAGATCTCCTTTCACC GACTGACTTGTTACACCCCAGCCGTAAGGGAAATCAGTTCATAAATAACAGGATAATGGAACTACTGctattgaaagatgaagatgaaat GTTACTgcaaaatcatcagttattgtGA
- the LOC141912649 gene encoding uncharacterized protein LOC141912649 isoform X2, translated as MLNVEQLIVHVGTNNMTRDVPLEIVLRRHVELIRLLLYKCTGTIIVPALFPRCDDFDADTKIFHYNEMLHRECFTLGVKFVDFHFSRDLLSPTDLLHPSRKGNQFINNRIMELLLLKDEDEMLLQNHQLL; from the exons atgctgaatgtgGAACAACTAATCGTCCATGTTGGAACAAATAATATGACGCGTGATGTCCCGCTTGAGATTGTTCTGCGAAGACACGTTGAATTAATTCGATTGTTGCTCTATAAATGTACTGGGACCATCATTGTACCAGCTCTTTTTCCTCGATGTGATGA tttcGATGCTGACacaaagatatttcattacaATGAAATGCTGCACCGCGAATGCTTTACACTTGGTGTAAAGTTCGTTGATTTTCACTTCTCAAGAGATCTCCTTTCACC GACTGACTTGTTACACCCCAGCCGTAAGGGAAATCAGTTCATAAATAACAGGATAATGGAACTACTGctattgaaagatgaagatgaaat GTTACTgcaaaatcatcagttattgtGA
- the LOC141912798 gene encoding uncharacterized protein LOC141912798: MPDKSNSRSRSRSRSKSKTKSPSRSRSRSGSHHDHHHHHSHSRSRSHSRSHSRSHSRSHSRSMTPDDDGYRVHVADLGIDCSKREIEKIFEKFGEMIEVWLARNPPCFAFIVYKRKEDADEAIKEMDGQVVCGGRVRVSYARPRTRGRRRRGFDPNLRCYQCGEKGHFSRDCRRRRGYNSGYYGYRRSYGRNYDDRGYNDRYNRYSRSRSRSRDRSDRYRRSDDRW; the protein is encoded by the exons ATGCCGGATAAGAGTAATTCAAGGTCGCGGTCTCGATCGAGGTCGAAATCGAAAACGAAGTCTCCGTCGAGGAGTCGCAGTCGCAGCGGGAGTCATCACGACCACCATCATCACCACAGTCACAGCCGGAGTCGTTCGCACAGTCGCAGTCATTCGCGGAGTCATAGTCGGTCGCACAGTCGTAGTATGACTCCCGACGACGACGGATATCGCGTACACGTCGCCGACCTCGGTATCGACTGTTCGAAACGAGAGATCGAGAAGATATTCGAGAAGTTCGGAGAGATGATCGAAGTTTGGCTCGCTAGGAATCCTCCGTGTTTCGCTTTCATTGTCTATAAACGGAAAGAGGACGCGGATGAAGCCATTAAGGAAATGGACGGACA AGTTGTTTGCGGAGGTCGCGTGCGAGTGAGTTACGCCCGTCCGAGAACCAGAGGGCGCCGAAGACGCGGTTTCGACCCGAACCTACGTTGTTACCAGTGCGGAGAGAAGGGCCATTTCTCGAGAGACTGTCGTCGACGAAG GGGTTACAACAGCGGTTACTACGGATACAGGCGTAGTTACGGTCGTAACTATGACGACAGAGGCTACAATGACCGGTATAATCGATATTCGAGAAGTCGCAGTAGGAGTCGAGACCGCTCGGATAGATACAG gcGTTCCGATGATCGATGGTGA